The DNA sequence tTTCGGTACAGGAAATTTCTGGCCTTGACCTCTACCTATAGAGGTGAGTTTCCGTGATTTATTGCCcgagattaaatttaaaacatgcaACCATGAAAGTCTCCATGTCAGCATCTGCAATCCAATATTTTGTGCTTTGATTATATGGAATTTCCTCGTGGAATTGCATCCTTCTCTCAAATATCGTTAACTTAGAAGGACAATTCAGACAGCCTGACCTTTTTTTGTTCTAAGTTCTAACATGTGGAGCATATTAACAAAAGAGAAATGCGAGTTTGGACGGAAGTATACTCGTAAATTGAGGTAATATGttggattgtaaaattatttttattataaaatagatctaccatattatataaagataagttaatttgtaaatttatatttataagatatCTTTATAGGTATAGCTGTTCTCATTAATAAACAAAGATATAATAAAAGAGTCATGATAGATGATATTGGCTGCAACTCCAAGAGCGTGTTCTTGCAGTTGCCTACTAATTAAAACGAACGCTGACATTATTACGTTTCtgcttttatatatgtatatgcttctcgtttattattgttgtaaaaaatatatattgcagATTTCCATTCAATTTCTTATCCAttaaatgttaaaattgagGATTATgttgaatattttgatttgaataaACTGGAAATCACATCATATTCTTGTTCATATGGATTGGATAGATTTAGGAGATCAAATAAAACCGAccataaagagaaataattacaaatttctttataatttgtCTTTGATTGGCAGTAGATTATGATCTCGGGGACTCTGATATTGagtcttgtttcttttttattgtaattattattattattttttaactcatcttcaaataatttattgaacaaaaAAGCCCTAAAAAGTATAAACCAATCGAATACAGCACTGAAAACAGTTCTCTTTTGCCCAAAATTTGGGCCCCGTCTGTCCTCTAACGAAGAACAAAAGAGGAATGGCCATACGGTATACCAATGTGGCGAATGCAATTTACAGAGCTTGGCATGTGATCGAACTTATTACAACCACCTGCATCCTTTAGTAGTGTATAAAAAGTTAGAAGACGAAAAACAGAGTATTCATAAAATCGAGAAGGAAATTTGCAGAAGTCGACTGCTTTGACTGATGAATGTGATCATGACCAGAAGATCAGTGGATATCTATAACTGATTTTGTGAGATTGATTTGATGCGTAGCAGAATTATTTTTTGGGACTGATAGCATTAGCTCCTTCAATTCTTTTAAGAGCGGTAAATAGgcgttttcatttttttttttgaatttatattttttaaaaaaaaaatcaatatactcataatcactttcttaattattaaataaaaaaattttaaaaaataaaatataggagatatcaaaataaaaaataaattaaatggattaagtaatatatattttttttaatggcgaTGAAAGTTGAGGCAAtggattccaaaattttcacacaaaaaaaCCCTCAAATATGCTGGCCGATTGCATTGGTTATTGACTATTAGATATTTCAACCTGTGAATGCTACCATTCAACGTATGACATCCAGCCATGCAGGAAATGGGTTTCGATCATGTGATCCCTTGAGGCTCTTGtttccatctcttttttttataaactaccACATGTTTCGtcgatattattttaaattaccaCATGTTTGGAGTGTTTAGTTTAATGGAGGAAATGGGAATTAAGTGTATAGTTTGGAGACTTGTGTTTAACTTCTccatctaatttatatatatatatatattaaattaccaCATGTTTCGtcgatattatttatatatcgaaaAAACTAATATAGATGCACTTTATGCCCACTAGATCATGATCTGTCTCAAGTGCATCTTTTACGTGTGTCAGCATGCAACAGCTACCTACTGTATAAACTAAGTGCTTATTCtgtatctatttctttttctttacgcATGTTTCCTCCAAACCACGGTTTCTTAGGAAAACACTAGAAAATTCATGAGGTTGTTATTGAATGCTTTTGTCAAATTCCCATCATCCTACTTCTAGTACTACTCATGTGAGATCAGTGAGTTTGTGATGGGTTTTCGATTCTACAATAATGGAATTAACAGGTGTCTCTGAGAATTATTTGTAGCCCCAGACAATGCAGAATAACGATAACAGTCTTTACAGATACGGCCGAAACATTGCATCtggccaaaaaaaaattagtaaattttaattaaaaaggaaaaattatttgagtGTCTCAGATTAATCAAGAACAATTGTTCGGCTTAGGTAAAATTCCAGACAATATTGAGATCAGGCACAGAAGGTGCCATATACTTTAATGAACAGTAATTCCACCGTCCACCACTTGATTGCACGGTTCCTTAGAAGAATGGGGGGAAATGACATGAAAGAGTCCAAACTATACACTAATTAATTCCCTTTTGGAGAATATAATAAGAAGGACCAAAGTTTCAACTTCAATCTCAGTAGATTCATGGCACATTCCATGGCCATATATAATATTGGACCAAAAAGGGTTCCGGGTTAAGCGTACACGATCAGTGGGTCCACCAAAACAAAGGGCACAATGGTAGTTTAAGAAGGGAAACGAGGTTTCTGATGATCAAGATCAGAGCTAGCCCTATTTAAAAGGAAGCAATCGAGCATGCTTAATAACAGTACGTAGTAAAGTTTTCGTTTATGCAGAAAAGGCAAAATGTGGCAATCACTAGTTTTCTTTCTGGCCACAATTGTAGTGGTCTCCAAAGGGTCAGAACTGGGTCTGAGCCACCAAATTCACCTTCTCCGGCCAAAATCTGGTTCCGGGGGTGACATTGTTCCTAATGTTTCATGCCTGAGTTGGCGAGTTGGGGTGGAAGCTCATAACATTATTGGCTGGTCAACGGTTCCGAAAGAGTGCGAAGGCTACGTGGGGCATTACATGCTGGGATATCAGTACAGGAAGGACTCCAAAGTGGTTGCTAACGAGGCTATGCTCTACGCTCAGAGTCTCAACCTCACTGGAGATGGCAAGGATGTTTGGATCTTTGACATAGACGAGACTACGCTCTCTAATCTGCCTTACTATGCCGAGCATGGATTTGGGTACGTACgtagttaaaataattaattattaattataattaatagacCGATACATAGCAATAGCATCAAATGAGATTAGACCAATAATCATAAAgcgttaattatatttttcaaacataTACCCCACGCGACCAGCTGTGAGTCTTTATCATGGGGCCAGGCACCATGATAATATAAGCTGATCATCTTAAagtcgctttttttttttttttttttaattaaggttGTTCAAGTATTAACATCCAGTTATGAAGCAATTTCGAGGACTCAAATCTACATATTCTAAAAATCACCATTTTCTTGAtcacaagaagaagaaaaaaaaaaacatgagaaGGGACTTGATCATCGTTGCTTCTGATTTTAATTAagcactttcttttcttttattttttcttggtaGGATTAATTAAGCAGTACTTGACGTTATTCTTGTTTTTCGGTCAATGGGACGACATGAAATGTTTCATTGCCAGATACTAAAGATTAGATTGAAATTTCAGGGCGGAGCCCTATAATTCTACGCTATTCAACGCATGGATCCTGAAAGGAACACAACCGGCATTGCCGGAGTCTCTGAATCTGTACAAGAAACTGTTATCTCTTGGGATCAAGGTTGTATTCATAACAGGAAGACGAGAAAGCCAAAGAAAAGTCACGACAACCAATCTAAAGAATGTTGGATACCACACTTGGGAGAAGCTTATACTCAAGTATGCAAAAGCTAATTAatctagtaattaattaataataatttgttttcatatataagTTACACGCGCGTATGTTTGGTTGCAGGGGCTCGGCATACTCCGGAAAAACCGCCGTCGTGTACAAATCAAGTGAGAGGTGGAACTTGGAGGAGAAGGGTTATAGAATCGTTGGGAACATTGGTGACCAGTGGAGCGATCTCTTGGGACATCATGTCGGCAACCGGACATTCAAGCTACCCGATCCGATGTACTACATTAGTTGATGATCATTAATTGTGTAAgagataaaatcaaatcaagagtTCGATttggttattatattttatcaagaaGTCTTGCATATATGTATTCGTAATAATTATCATGAcatttatctctcattttctataaattaatgaacTTATGTTCTGTCTTCAATTTATTCAGAATAACAATACAATATTGTTATTTCGTTAAATTTGGGACACGACCATGTGAGTCGAAGAAGCCCAATCGTGTCATAAAGTGAAGATGTTTGCAAGACACGATCGTGATTCTTAATACATCGTGTATCATACCGTGTTGTACTGTTTATTTGGGTTCGGAAA is a window from the Juglans regia cultivar Chandler chromosome 7, Walnut 2.0, whole genome shotgun sequence genome containing:
- the LOC108998228 gene encoding stem 28 kDa glycoprotein-like, whose product is MWQSLVFFLATIVVVSKGSELGLSHQIHLLRPKSGSGGDIVPNVSCLSWRVGVEAHNIIGWSTVPKECEGYVGHYMLGYQYRKDSKVVANEAMLYAQSLNLTGDGKDVWIFDIDETTLSNLPYYAEHGFGAEPYNSTLFNAWILKGTQPALPESLNLYKKLLSLGIKVVFITGRRESQRKVTTTNLKNVGYHTWEKLILKGSAYSGKTAVVYKSSERWNLEEKGYRIVGNIGDQWSDLLGHHVGNRTFKLPDPMYYIS